From a single Micromonospora sp. WMMD1102 genomic region:
- a CDS encoding DUF1343 domain-containing protein: MRRRKFLASTAAASALGATAGTLGGATASAAPDTDRFGPDGHGGHGRRVGTGLDVLVESRFAALAGQRVGVLSNPTGVDARYRHLVDLMHGSGRVRLTAAFGPEHGFRGSAQAGGSEGTGIDARTGVTVYDAYGASQAKWGELIAQAGVDTVVFDIQDVGARFYTYIWTLYDSMVAAARLGIRYVVLDRPNPIGGRAYGPMMTTPFTSGVGKKEIVQQHGMTVGELARFYNGEFLPAEAGRPVDLTVIRCRGWRRGDFAADAGVPWVLPSPNMPTPDTALVYPGTCMFEGVASMTEGRGTTRPFELVGGLADDFDYHLVDRVAARELPGVEFREAYFSPTAAGQKPDLLNKLCAGVEVRVTDPARFDPVRTGVALLVEARKYPAFAWRADSWDAARPYWIDKLTGSTRLRTMIDAGADVPDVVGAWSAELAEFDRRRRPYLLY; the protein is encoded by the coding sequence GTGCGACGCAGAAAGTTCCTCGCCAGCACCGCCGCAGCCAGCGCCCTCGGCGCCACGGCGGGCACCCTCGGCGGTGCCACCGCCTCCGCGGCCCCGGACACCGACCGCTTCGGCCCGGACGGGCACGGCGGGCACGGCCGGCGGGTCGGCACCGGCCTGGACGTACTCGTCGAGTCCCGGTTCGCCGCGCTGGCCGGTCAGCGGGTGGGCGTGCTTTCCAACCCGACCGGGGTGGACGCCCGCTACCGCCACCTGGTCGACCTGATGCACGGCTCCGGCCGGGTGCGGCTGACCGCCGCGTTCGGACCGGAGCACGGCTTCCGGGGCTCGGCCCAGGCCGGCGGCAGCGAGGGGACCGGGATCGACGCCCGGACCGGCGTCACCGTCTACGACGCGTACGGCGCCTCGCAGGCGAAGTGGGGAGAACTGATCGCCCAGGCCGGGGTCGACACCGTCGTCTTCGACATCCAGGACGTGGGCGCCCGCTTCTACACCTACATCTGGACCCTCTACGACTCGATGGTCGCCGCCGCCCGGCTCGGCATCCGGTACGTCGTACTCGACCGGCCGAACCCGATCGGCGGCCGGGCGTACGGGCCGATGATGACCACGCCGTTCACCTCGGGCGTCGGCAAGAAGGAGATCGTGCAGCAGCACGGCATGACCGTCGGCGAGCTGGCCCGGTTCTACAACGGCGAGTTCCTGCCGGCCGAGGCGGGCCGGCCGGTCGACCTCACCGTGATCAGGTGCCGGGGTTGGCGGCGCGGCGACTTCGCCGCCGACGCCGGCGTGCCGTGGGTGCTGCCCAGCCCGAACATGCCGACCCCGGACACCGCGCTCGTCTATCCCGGCACCTGCATGTTCGAGGGGGTCGCCTCGATGACCGAGGGACGGGGGACCACCCGGCCGTTCGAGCTGGTCGGCGGCCTGGCCGACGACTTCGACTACCACCTGGTGGACCGGGTCGCCGCCCGGGAACTGCCCGGGGTCGAGTTCCGGGAGGCGTACTTCTCGCCGACCGCCGCCGGACAGAAGCCGGACCTGCTCAACAAGCTCTGCGCCGGCGTCGAGGTACGGGTCACCGACCCGGCCCGGTTCGACCCGGTGCGTACCGGCGTCGCGCTGCTGGTCGAGGCCCGGAAGTACCCCGCGTTCGCCTGGCGGGCGGACAGCTGGGACGCCGCCCGGCCGTACTGGATCGACAAGCTCACCGGCTCCACCCGGCTGCGCACGATGATCGACGCCGGGGCCGACGTGCCGGACGTGGTCGGTGCCTGGTCGGCCGAGTTGGCCGAGTTCGACCGGCGGCGCCGGCCCTACCTGCTCTACTGA
- a CDS encoding SRPBCC domain-containing protein — protein sequence MTEIRTSVELRHPPERVWRALTDRELLPKWFASIAPRPSSISRFELRPVDLPELDELIVVELVEVDRPHRIVLRWPDEGQQTRLECELTPTAEGCRLTVVQGDDEEPWLPAEPGRRAECHRGLLDTRLPAVLDWLAFREVELPAPTQVLSAVPAGGPDPGRRSRRRLGAALAVLALAVGATVVATGLVLGQDDDRAGGPTATAASATPSTPAGTPAPSARTPTGAASTVPPSRPARPGSTPRRTSSPAAANPPRAGQPNLAARYSTVRSRLLGYEGEVVVTNDGDAAAPSWTLVLTLSGGARLADATGAESYRQEEQQVTFTGAPLAAKRSVTIWFEVDRDTTLTQKRPTSCAVGDQPCEGL from the coding sequence GTGACCGAAATCCGGACCAGCGTCGAACTGCGCCATCCCCCGGAACGGGTCTGGCGGGCGCTCACCGATCGCGAGCTGCTGCCGAAGTGGTTCGCCTCGATCGCACCACGGCCCTCGTCGATCAGCCGGTTCGAGCTGCGCCCGGTCGACCTGCCCGAACTCGACGAGCTGATCGTCGTCGAGCTGGTCGAGGTGGACCGGCCACACCGGATCGTGCTGCGCTGGCCCGACGAGGGACAACAGACCCGGCTGGAGTGCGAGCTGACCCCCACCGCGGAGGGATGCCGGCTCACCGTCGTGCAGGGCGACGACGAGGAGCCCTGGCTGCCCGCCGAACCCGGACGGCGCGCGGAGTGCCACCGGGGACTGCTCGACACCCGGCTGCCCGCCGTACTCGACTGGCTGGCGTTCCGCGAGGTGGAACTGCCGGCGCCCACCCAGGTGCTCAGCGCCGTGCCGGCCGGCGGGCCCGACCCGGGCCGGCGGTCCAGGCGGCGGCTCGGTGCCGCGCTGGCGGTGCTGGCCCTGGCGGTCGGCGCGACGGTCGTGGCCACCGGTCTGGTCTTGGGCCAGGACGACGACCGGGCCGGCGGACCGACGGCCACCGCCGCCAGCGCCACGCCGAGCACCCCGGCGGGTACGCCCGCGCCGAGCGCCCGGACCCCGACCGGCGCCGCCAGCACGGTCCCGCCCAGCCGGCCGGCCCGGCCCGGCAGCACGCCCCGCCGCACCTCGTCGCCGGCCGCCGCGAACCCGCCGAGGGCGGGCCAGCCGAACCTGGCCGCCCGGTACAGCACGGTGCGGAGCCGGCTGCTGGGCTACGAGGGCGAGGTGGTGGTGACCAACGACGGCGACGCGGCCGCCCCGAGCTGGACCCTGGTGCTCACCCTCTCCGGTGGCGCGCGGCTGGCCGATGCCACCGGAGCGGAGAGCTACCGGCAGGAGGAGCAGCAGGTCACCTTCACCGGCGCCCCGCTCGCGGCGAAGCGCTCGGTGACGATCTGGTTCGAGGTGGACCGGGACACCACGCTCACCCAGAAGCGGCCGACCAGCTGCGCGGTCGGGGACCAGCCGTGCGAAGGGCTGTGA